In Nitrospirota bacterium, the following are encoded in one genomic region:
- the flhA gene encoding flagellar biosynthesis protein FlhA — translation MDWLKIIRERAEIIVSIAVVSILGVMLIPLPPFLLDMLLSISIAIAIVILITSIYIQKPLDFSVFPTLLLLTTLFRLSLNVATTRLVLVKGNEGIEAAGAVIMSFGNFVVGGNYSVGLIIFLILVIVNFVVITKGSGRIAEVAARFTLDAMPGKQMSIDADLNAGLIDEKAAKKRRELIAQEADFYGAMDGASKFVRGDAVAGLIITGINILGGIFIGVIQKSMPIVDALQTYTILTIGDGMVTQIPALLISTAAGIVVSRAGKESDMGQDITGQIFINPKTLFTTSGVLFVFAIIPGLPHVPFLLIAAAASGLAYLLTLKTKEEELAEKTAVVPQEEAKPETFIEIDPLTLEIGYGLIPLVEEQRGELLGKIKAMRRQLAKDIGFVIPPVHIRDNLQLRPHEYSFIIRGIEAARNEVMMNYWLAVASDDVERIDGIPSKEPAFGLPAYWIEEVNIENAQVLGYMVVDTPTVIATHLTELIRKHCWELLSRTEVQNMLDNVTRTYPKIVEELVPALMTLGGIQRVLQNLLRERVPINDIVTVLETILDYAPNVKDPDMLAEYVRQALGRHISKQYAMQDGSVPVFTLDPRFESSIGRSVQTGESINPDIINRLVKGVEKLMDKDNLRGVQPIILCSSHIRRFLKRLLEKFVPAVVVLSNAEISSARLYTLGVIRYED, via the coding sequence ATGGATTGGCTTAAAATCATACGCGAAAGAGCGGAGATAATAGTTTCAATAGCAGTGGTAAGCATTCTTGGGGTAATGCTTATACCACTGCCTCCTTTTTTGCTTGACATGCTGCTTTCCATATCAATCGCAATAGCTATAGTGATACTGATAACCAGCATATATATACAAAAGCCGCTTGATTTTTCGGTATTTCCGACCTTGCTGCTTTTGACCACTCTCTTTCGGCTTTCCTTAAACGTGGCAACAACACGGCTTGTGCTTGTTAAGGGCAACGAGGGAATAGAGGCAGCGGGAGCCGTCATAATGTCATTTGGAAACTTTGTGGTAGGCGGCAACTACTCGGTAGGACTTATCATATTTCTGATTCTTGTCATAGTTAATTTTGTGGTTATTACTAAAGGTTCCGGCAGAATTGCAGAGGTTGCGGCACGCTTTACGTTAGACGCTATGCCTGGCAAACAGATGTCCATAGATGCTGATTTAAACGCAGGCCTTATAGACGAAAAAGCTGCTAAGAAGCGGCGTGAACTGATAGCGCAGGAGGCGGACTTTTACGGCGCTATGGACGGTGCCAGCAAGTTTGTACGAGGAGATGCCGTAGCTGGCCTCATCATTACCGGTATAAACATTTTAGGCGGAATTTTTATCGGTGTTATTCAAAAGAGCATGCCTATAGTGGACGCCCTTCAGACTTATACAATACTGACCATCGGAGACGGTATGGTAACTCAGATACCGGCCCTGTTAATATCCACAGCGGCAGGTATAGTGGTCAGCCGTGCCGGTAAAGAATCCGACATGGGCCAGGATATTACAGGCCAGATATTTATAAATCCTAAGACTCTTTTTACAACCTCCGGTGTTTTGTTTGTTTTTGCAATAATCCCAGGCCTGCCCCACGTACCGTTTTTATTGATAGCCGCGGCGGCCTCAGGCCTTGCTTACCTTTTGACATTAAAGACAAAGGAGGAGGAGCTTGCGGAAAAAACAGCAGTGGTGCCTCAGGAGGAGGCCAAGCCTGAGACTTTTATAGAAATAGATCCGCTCACTCTTGAAATCGGCTATGGCCTGATACCTTTAGTTGAGGAGCAGCGCGGTGAACTTCTTGGTAAGATAAAGGCAATGAGACGGCAGCTTGCTAAAGACATAGGATTTGTTATTCCCCCAGTCCACATACGCGACAACCTGCAGTTGCGCCCCCATGAGTACAGCTTTATTATAAGGGGCATAGAGGCAGCAAGAAACGAGGTTATGATGAACTACTGGCTGGCAGTAGCCTCAGACGATGTGGAGCGAATAGACGGCATACCGTCTAAAGAGCCGGCCTTTGGCCTTCCTGCTTACTGGATAGAAGAGGTTAACATAGAAAACGCACAGGTTCTTGGCTATATGGTAGTGGATACACCGACTGTTATTGCCACTCATTTGACAGAATTAATAAGAAAACACTGTTGGGAGCTCCTCTCCAGAACTGAAGTACAGAACATGCTTGACAACGTAACACGTACGTATCCAAAGATAGTGGAGGAGCTGGTTCCAGCCCTTATGACCCTAGGAGGCATTCAGAGAGTGCTGCAGAATCTTCTCAGGGAGCGTGTGCCGATTAATGACATAGTGACCGTGCTTGAGACAATACTGGATTATGCTCCAAACGTAAAAGACCCTGATATGCTGGCCGAGTACGTACGACAGGCCCTTGGCAGACACATTAGCAAGCAGTATGCCATGCAGGACGGCTCTGTGCCGGTCTTTACCTTAGATCCGCGCTTTGAGTCCTCAATCGGCAGGAGTGTGCAAACGGGTGAGTCAATTAACCCTGACATTATAAACAGGCTTGTTAAAGGAGTGGAAAAACTGATGGACAAGGATAATTTAAGGGGAGTTCAGCCGATAATCCTGTGTTCATCTCATATACGAAGGTTTTTAAAACGTCTGCTTGAGAAGTTTGTACCTGCCGTAGTGGTTCTTTCTAATGCTGAGATTTCCTCGGCAAGGCTTTATACATTAGGAGTGATCAGATATGAAGATTAA
- a CDS encoding methyltransferase domain-containing protein produces the protein MIDAVVKPALRSIRKYITTLFIWVLKIIFKFRIFVKGEFIDLALRDGLFSQDELKEIAISYLPKLFSTEKLKEITLSYLMKIFSTGELKELIRLHGDGFSMAEAIQFEIQKGTISLIHLIEEIINSGLFNAGEVLSATIDTQTLTFIEMVQICLQKNYFEIRELYSALYIFGDGIEIGALNKPLKVPASARVSYVDRIPNETLEEHYSDIDSFLKVDIIDNGEKLSTIADLSQDFVIANHFLEHCENVIEALNNMLRVLKIKGILYFAVPDKRYTFDKDRQTTDFEHLLRDFHEGTETSRETHFRDWAEHVDKFKKEEDISRWSSELMAKGYSIHFHVWSQAEILEMLTSYKTISKYDFEMITVTARNGEIIIILERGEIRT, from the coding sequence GTGATAGATGCTGTTGTAAAACCTGCCCTTAGGTCAATCAGAAAATATATTACAACGCTATTTATATGGGTTTTAAAGATAATATTCAAATTCAGAATATTTGTTAAAGGTGAGTTTATAGACTTAGCCCTCAGAGATGGGTTGTTTAGCCAGGATGAGTTAAAAGAAATAGCAATTTCTTATTTACCAAAGCTATTTAGTACCGAAAAGTTAAAGGAAATAACCCTTTCTTATTTAATGAAGATATTTAGCACAGGTGAGCTAAAGGAACTCATTCGTCTTCATGGTGACGGATTCAGCATGGCCGAGGCAATTCAATTTGAAATTCAAAAAGGTACAATCAGCCTTATTCATCTGATTGAGGAAATTATAAACAGTGGTCTTTTCAATGCCGGAGAGGTTTTAAGTGCAACTATAGACACACAGACTCTTACTTTTATAGAAATGGTTCAAATTTGTTTACAAAAGAATTATTTTGAAATAAGGGAGTTATACTCTGCACTGTACATATTTGGTGATGGGATAGAGATAGGGGCGCTGAATAAACCCCTTAAAGTTCCCGCCTCTGCAAGAGTGTCATATGTGGACAGGATTCCAAATGAAACACTAGAAGAACATTATTCCGACATTGATTCATTCCTAAAGGTTGATATAATTGATAATGGAGAGAAACTTTCTACAATAGCAGACCTTTCACAGGATTTTGTAATAGCAAACCATTTTCTTGAGCACTGCGAAAATGTGATAGAGGCATTAAATAACATGCTGAGAGTTTTAAAGATCAAGGGTATTTTGTATTTTGCCGTACCCGACAAACGTTACACATTTGACAAAGACCGCCAAACCACTGATTTTGAACATCTGCTCAGGGACTTTCACGAGGGAACAGAAACAAGCAGGGAAACACACTTTAGAGACTGGGCTGAACATGTTGATAAATTTAAAAAAGAGGAGGATATAAGCCGCTGGAGCTCAGAACTTATGGCAAAGGGCTATAGTATACATTTCCATGTGTGGAGTCAGGCAGAGATTTTAGAGATGCTTACATCGTATAAGACAATATCAAAATATGATTTTGAAATGATAACAGTAACTGCCCGGAATGGTGAGATTATCATAATTTTAGAGCGAGGAGAGATACGAACATGA
- the flhF gene encoding flagellar biosynthesis protein FlhF → MKIKKFQARTFAEALSMVKKELSEDAIILSTEELKGANPCVEVTAAVDYDSPKAGTYDTRAVRLKNDLNILEKIRSFSKESTSHSAKASKDDKKGAKGKAQLRHEAVPDVAESAVNKATPVVERAEKTLVADIKPAVHKPVETNPEPVNHITEPAFTRRELEHFLNKMTVKVQSEIEYLRDSIEDMKNLGFEMSLPPKKRMLLYYLKDRAIREEYAVLLCEKANDVQDLPSLLMSNIKIKDKHTDRKAIMLIGPTGVGKTTTIAKLAANSIREGKRTAIINLDTYRIGAVEQVRIYARIMGIPLAVASTPAELKNTLLRFADTKDIIYIDTTGRSPMDEAYMDDMAEICLSDLPIEVHLLMSANSDDEFMTEAYRYYRRLPINYLGYTKVDEAVRYGSVYNMALTYQKPIAYITTGQKVPDDIEFAGMERIADLVLKKEFYKC, encoded by the coding sequence ATGAAGATTAAAAAGTTTCAGGCAAGGACCTTTGCTGAGGCTCTTTCTATGGTCAAGAAGGAATTAAGTGAGGATGCTATAATTCTGTCAACAGAGGAGCTTAAGGGGGCAAACCCCTGCGTGGAGGTAACTGCCGCAGTTGACTATGATTCGCCTAAAGCCGGAACCTATGACACACGGGCAGTAAGACTCAAAAATGACCTTAATATTTTGGAAAAAATACGGAGTTTTAGCAAAGAAAGCACCTCACATTCTGCAAAAGCCTCTAAGGATGACAAAAAAGGCGCAAAGGGTAAGGCTCAGCTGAGGCATGAGGCAGTTCCTGATGTGGCAGAGAGTGCTGTTAATAAGGCAACGCCAGTTGTTGAGAGGGCAGAAAAGACGCTGGTTGCTGATATTAAACCGGCAGTGCATAAACCTGTTGAAACCAATCCTGAGCCAGTAAACCACATAACCGAACCGGCTTTTACACGAAGAGAGTTAGAGCATTTTCTTAATAAAATGACAGTTAAGGTACAAAGCGAGATTGAGTATTTAAGAGACAGCATAGAGGATATGAAAAACCTTGGGTTTGAAATGTCCCTGCCGCCCAAAAAAAGAATGCTCCTCTATTATCTGAAAGACAGGGCAATACGTGAGGAGTATGCTGTGCTTTTATGTGAAAAGGCAAATGACGTCCAGGACCTGCCCTCTTTGCTTATGTCTAACATAAAAATAAAGGACAAGCACACAGACAGAAAGGCAATAATGCTGATAGGGCCAACCGGTGTGGGTAAGACTACAACGATAGCCAAACTTGCGGCAAATTCAATACGTGAGGGTAAAAGAACAGCCATAATTAATCTTGACACATACCGGATAGGCGCAGTGGAGCAGGTGCGGATTTATGCCCGTATAATGGGAATACCCCTTGCTGTGGCCTCAACCCCGGCAGAGTTAAAAAACACGCTCTTGAGATTTGCAGACACAAAGGACATAATATACATAGATACGACAGGAAGGAGCCCGATGGATGAGGCGTACATGGATGACATGGCAGAGATATGTCTTTCGGATTTACCCATAGAGGTGCATCTGCTAATGAGTGCCAACAGTGACGATGAGTTTATGACTGAGGCGTACCGTTACTACAGAAGGCTGCCGATAAATTACCTCGGCTACACGAAGGTGGATGAGGCAGTACGCTATGGCTCAGTGTATAATATGGCGTTAACGTATCAAAAGCCGATAGCCTATATCACGACAGGCCAAAAGGTGCCGGATGATATAGAGTTTGCAGGAATGGAAAGGATAGCTGATTTGGTGTTAAAAAAGGAGTTTTATAAATGTTAA
- the mnmE gene encoding tRNA uridine-5-carboxymethylaminomethyl(34) synthesis GTPase MnmE, producing the protein MNSYQDTIAAVSTPPGEGGIGIVRISGKDAIVISQGMFKSKKYKLPSTMPAFTMSLGHVINPHDGSSVDEVLITVMRAPHSYTAEDVVEFHCHGGYFTVKKTLEITLSLGARLAEPGEFTLRAFLNGRIDLSQAEGVLDVIKSKTAESSRIALEQLSGGVSEKITEIVSALTLACALIEAHIDFSDEDAQLSDVKEILKNIGEIEKKLKQLSSTYETGRLYREGMSIAIVGRTNVGKSSLLNALLEKNRAIVSETPGTTRDTIEEYLNIDGIPARVIDTAGIRQSTEYAELEGIKRSLSSIEAADVVVAVFDGGAELTPEDFYIIEKTTGKTLIALINKSDLKAAFHASVLAESYGSGGLTPVLRISAKTNEGIGALKDMIFSIVAGNSPEVKNGVLITNVRHKRALDECLFALARAATLLSDSMPLELVAFELRTALNTISEITGVVTTDSILDSIFGRFCIGK; encoded by the coding sequence ATGAATTCTTATCAGGACACGATAGCTGCCGTATCAACACCACCCGGTGAGGGTGGTATCGGGATTGTACGTATAAGCGGAAAAGATGCCATTGTAATATCACAAGGGATGTTTAAATCGAAAAAGTACAAATTACCCTCAACAATGCCTGCCTTTACAATGTCTCTGGGGCATGTAATCAACCCACATGACGGTAGCTCTGTGGATGAGGTACTGATAACCGTGATGAGAGCGCCTCACAGCTATACTGCGGAGGATGTGGTGGAGTTTCACTGCCACGGGGGATATTTTACTGTGAAAAAGACCCTTGAGATAACCCTGTCCCTTGGCGCTCGCCTTGCAGAGCCAGGAGAGTTTACATTGCGGGCATTTTTAAACGGACGTATTGATCTATCCCAGGCCGAGGGAGTTCTTGATGTTATAAAATCTAAGACAGCTGAGAGTTCCCGAATTGCCCTTGAACAGCTCTCTGGAGGGGTGTCGGAAAAAATAACGGAGATAGTGTCTGCTTTGACCTTAGCTTGTGCACTGATTGAGGCTCATATAGATTTTTCCGATGAAGATGCACAATTGTCTGATGTGAAAGAAATATTAAAAAATATCGGAGAAATTGAAAAAAAATTGAAACAACTATCTTCAACCTATGAAACAGGGCGACTTTACCGCGAGGGTATGTCTATAGCAATCGTGGGACGCACAAATGTCGGTAAATCCTCTTTGCTTAATGCGCTGCTGGAAAAAAACAGAGCGATAGTGTCAGAAACTCCGGGCACAACAAGAGACACAATAGAGGAGTATTTAAACATTGACGGAATCCCTGCCAGAGTTATCGATACAGCTGGAATAAGACAAAGCACCGAGTATGCCGAACTTGAGGGGATTAAACGCTCTTTATCATCCATCGAGGCCGCTGATGTTGTAGTTGCAGTTTTTGACGGAGGTGCGGAGTTAACCCCCGAGGACTTTTACATTATAGAAAAAACAACAGGGAAAACACTTATAGCTTTAATTAATAAATCTGACCTAAAGGCGGCTTTCCATGCATCTGTATTGGCGGAATCTTATGGTAGTGGCGGACTCACTCCCGTCTTACGCATATCGGCTAAGACCAACGAGGGAATCGGTGCGCTTAAGGATATGATTTTTTCAATTGTAGCCGGAAACTCTCCAGAAGTAAAAAATGGGGTACTTATAACAAACGTAAGGCACAAAAGAGCCCTTGATGAGTGCCTCTTTGCTCTGGCACGGGCAGCCACCCTACTTTCAGACAGTATGCCGCTTGAGCTTGTAGCTTTTGAGCTTCGTACTGCCCTGAACACTATCTCAGAAATTACCGGAGTGGTAACTACTGACAGTATTTTAGATTCTATCTTTGGCAGGTTTTGTATTGGTAAATAG
- a CDS encoding chemotaxis protein CheX has product MRADIINPFLVSIVNVLATMAQTEAKVGKPVIKRDNVGQGDVSGVIGLAGEQTKGSIAITFTEKAIIDIASRMLGEELDKVDETVADMVGEITNMVTGGAKKILSEKGYKFNLATPSIIVGKGHMISHKSKAPVILLPFETSAGSFFVEICFDDFAVKKQ; this is encoded by the coding sequence ATGAGAGCCGACATAATAAATCCATTTTTAGTATCAATAGTGAATGTACTTGCAACGATGGCACAGACTGAGGCAAAGGTTGGTAAACCAGTGATTAAGCGAGACAATGTTGGACAGGGGGATGTATCAGGAGTAATCGGTCTTGCCGGTGAACAGACAAAGGGCTCTATTGCCATTACCTTTACCGAGAAAGCCATAATAGACATAGCCTCCAGGATGCTTGGTGAGGAACTGGATAAGGTGGACGAAACAGTGGCCGATATGGTCGGTGAGATAACCAACATGGTAACTGGCGGAGCTAAAAAAATCCTTTCCGAAAAGGGTTACAAGTTTAACCTTGCCACTCCATCAATAATTGTAGGAAAAGGACACATGATTTCCCATAAGTCCAAGGCTCCCGTGATATTGCTTCCTTTTGAGACAAGCGCAGGCAGTTTTTTCGTAGAGATTTGTTTTGACGATTTTGCTGTCAAAAAACAGTGA
- a CDS encoding prepilin-type N-terminal cleavage/methylation domain-containing protein, translated as MNNRQAPKSGGFTLVELIITLLILGILAGIAVPIYLGQREKSKNVEAQENLLALRQLLEQYYNENGCYHKTGTNCDTSTTTISGVANIQAFLTGFKPGNANGLYFNYNITFSNNATTFNAVAARSGTTNANNVFSIDQNNNRQGF; from the coding sequence ATGAATAACAGACAAGCGCCAAAGAGCGGCGGTTTTACACTCGTAGAGTTAATTATTACTTTGTTGATACTGGGAATACTTGCCGGGATTGCAGTCCCTATCTATTTAGGGCAGAGAGAAAAGTCCAAAAATGTAGAGGCTCAGGAAAATCTCCTAGCACTTAGGCAGCTTCTTGAGCAGTATTATAACGAAAACGGCTGTTATCACAAAACCGGGACCAATTGTGACACTTCTACAACCACAATAAGCGGTGTTGCAAATATACAGGCTTTTCTCACCGGATTTAAGCCAGGCAATGCCAACGGATTATATTTTAACTACAACATCACCTTTAGCAATAATGCTACAACCTTTAATGCTGTAGCCGCCAGATCGGGCACTACAAACGCCAACAATGTCTTTAGTATTGACCAAAATAACAACAGGCAGGGATTTTAA
- a CDS encoding MinD/ParA family protein, translating into MLRGGGAGGREKHIRTIAMASGKGGVGKTNIVANLAIAMKKLGHEVLILDADLGLSNIDVLLHLAPKYNMQNVLNGEMGLADIIVEGPHGIKILPASSGVQELTVLDEFQRLRLLDEFESFNSNVDVMLIDTAAGISENVAFFCIAAQEIIILATPEPTAMTDAYALMKVLYTRYQEKEFSVLVNNVQGEEEGREVFKRLATAADKFLNVSLDYLGYIPYDAAVPAAVRQQRAFLEVNPAGKASKKVTDLAYKLMSRTKHRVKGSLQFFIGNLLSATSEENV; encoded by the coding sequence ATGTTAAGAGGAGGCGGAGCAGGCGGTAGAGAAAAACACATCCGTACGATAGCCATGGCAAGTGGAAAGGGCGGAGTGGGAAAGACCAATATAGTTGCAAATCTTGCAATAGCTATGAAAAAACTGGGGCATGAGGTGCTGATTCTTGATGCCGATTTGGGACTAAGTAATATAGATGTTCTTTTACACCTTGCTCCAAAGTACAATATGCAAAATGTGCTAAACGGAGAGATGGGACTTGCTGACATAATCGTGGAGGGACCTCACGGAATAAAGATTTTGCCTGCCTCCTCCGGAGTTCAGGAGTTAACCGTATTGGATGAATTTCAGAGGTTAAGACTGCTTGACGAATTTGAGAGTTTTAACAGTAATGTGGACGTCATGCTGATAGATACGGCAGCAGGCATATCGGAAAATGTGGCTTTTTTTTGTATAGCAGCACAGGAAATCATAATTCTGGCAACACCTGAGCCAACTGCTATGACTGATGCGTATGCGCTTATGAAGGTGCTCTACACCCGGTATCAGGAAAAGGAGTTCAGCGTGCTGGTAAATAATGTACAGGGAGAGGAGGAGGGCAGAGAGGTATTTAAACGGCTGGCCACGGCGGCTGATAAGTTTTTAAATGTTTCTCTTGATTACTTAGGCTATATCCCCTACGATGCAGCCGTGCCGGCTGCTGTGCGGCAACAAAGAGCCTTTCTTGAAGTAAACCCTGCCGGAAAGGCTTCTAAAAAGGTAACCGACCTTGCTTATAAGCTGATGAGCAGAACCAAACACAGAGTTAAAGGTTCGCTGCAGTTTTTTATTGGCAATTTACTTTCCGCTACCTCTGAGGAAAATGTATAA
- a CDS encoding FliA/WhiG family RNA polymerase sigma factor, with translation MKKYKSELSDEQKEEIIKEFLPFIKYTAYRLSSRMPPQLTTDDLISVGVMGLLDSIDNYDANRAKLKTFAEFRIKGAMLDEIRTFDTAPRSLKEKVNELKSVHSKLEKSLGRAPEDVEIANELNISVDDYYKILKDANSVITLRFEDFSSKTSDGEEMNVMENIPDISGRDVLTKLVDESQKRILAGHIASLPDKEKLVLSLYYWDELTMKEIGKVLSLSEGRVCQLHSQAVLRLKSKLSAEPLR, from the coding sequence GTGAAAAAATATAAATCAGAACTTAGCGATGAACAGAAAGAAGAGATTATAAAAGAGTTTCTTCCTTTCATAAAATATACGGCTTACAGATTATCAAGCCGTATGCCGCCACAGTTGACCACTGACGACCTTATAAGCGTGGGCGTCATGGGTTTACTGGACTCTATTGATAATTACGATGCAAACAGAGCCAAGCTAAAAACCTTTGCCGAGTTCAGGATAAAGGGCGCCATGCTGGATGAAATCCGTACCTTTGACACAGCGCCGCGCTCGCTTAAGGAAAAGGTTAACGAATTAAAATCCGTGCATTCAAAGCTTGAAAAATCATTGGGCAGAGCTCCTGAGGATGTGGAAATTGCAAACGAGTTAAATATAAGCGTGGATGACTACTATAAGATATTAAAAGATGCAAACTCAGTGATAACTCTCCGGTTTGAGGACTTTAGCTCTAAGACATCAGACGGCGAGGAGATGAATGTCATGGAAAACATACCGGACATTTCAGGCCGTGATGTGCTCACTAAACTTGTGGATGAATCTCAAAAGAGGATTCTTGCAGGCCACATAGCATCCTTGCCTGATAAGGAGAAACTGGTGCTTTCTTTGTACTATTGGGATGAGTTAACAATGAAAGAAATAGGGAAAGTGTTAAGTCTTTCAGAGGGACGAGTGTGTCAGCTTCACTCTCAGGCAGTCCTCAGACTTAAATCCAAACTAAGCGCAGAACCTTTACGGTAG
- a CDS encoding transglycosylase SLT domain-containing protein has protein sequence MKKQTMVTFFIMIFSSVLIPTHSNCGAEELYLRQGPTTAATSDSKISSTENIFRLQRSSQFRTPAELRNQVDFWKKIFTSVSNHQAVIHDKRAMGVIYETVELTENESKDKKMRAFAVSPVLRKYKAILERLDAMPPYELERLTGEDKRVYDLLYSNGIRSGYKDAADRLRVQVGQSDRFKKALSRSTLYLKNMEEVFAERGLPTELTRLPFVESAFDINAYSWANAAGLWQFTRYTAKKYVKINKVVDERLDPIKSTTAASKLLAFNYEQLHSWPLAITAYNHGCYGMQRAVERTATTDICYIVDNYDGPAFGFASRNFYTELLAVLEILDEYDKYFSDVVFQHPENYDTLTLTRAIKLNHLIAGTSVTVDDIQRLNPELLNPVLDSKLPLPKYYTLKIPQGAKEHLISSLDSDLQSADRNSDGVDLTERKSVTEKPVKISQDAAPTYKRHVIQKGQTLYAISRLYNITVNDIMKINDLKSPESIKAGQVIKIPAAT, from the coding sequence ATGAAAAAGCAAACTATGGTGACTTTTTTTATAATGATTTTTTCATCAGTATTAATTCCAACTCATAGCAATTGTGGGGCAGAGGAGTTGTATTTGCGGCAAGGGCCGACAACGGCAGCAACCTCCGACAGTAAAATCAGCTCCACTGAAAACATTTTCAGACTGCAAAGATCCTCCCAGTTCAGGACGCCGGCAGAACTTCGCAATCAGGTTGATTTTTGGAAAAAGATATTTACAAGCGTAAGCAATCACCAGGCTGTTATTCACGACAAAAGAGCAATGGGAGTCATATATGAAACTGTTGAGTTAACAGAGAACGAGAGTAAAGACAAAAAAATGAGAGCATTTGCCGTATCTCCTGTTTTAAGAAAATACAAGGCTATACTGGAAAGGCTGGATGCTATGCCACCATATGAATTGGAAAGACTTACCGGTGAGGACAAACGTGTCTATGATTTACTTTACAGTAATGGCATAAGAAGCGGTTACAAAGATGCGGCAGACCGGCTCAGGGTTCAGGTGGGACAGAGTGACAGGTTTAAAAAAGCGCTGAGCCGCAGCACACTGTACCTAAAAAACATGGAGGAGGTATTTGCTGAAAGGGGTTTGCCGACAGAGCTGACACGTCTTCCATTTGTGGAGTCGGCTTTTGACATCAATGCCTACTCGTGGGCAAATGCAGCCGGGCTTTGGCAATTTACCAGATATACGGCCAAAAAGTATGTTAAAATTAATAAGGTTGTTGATGAGAGGCTTGATCCAATTAAGTCAACTACTGCAGCGTCAAAACTCCTCGCTTTCAATTATGAACAACTGCACTCATGGCCACTTGCCATTACGGCATATAATCACGGCTGTTATGGGATGCAACGGGCTGTGGAGAGAACCGCTACCACGGATATCTGCTACATTGTGGATAACTACGACGGCCCGGCGTTTGGTTTTGCCTCCAGGAATTTTTACACCGAACTTCTGGCTGTTTTAGAGATACTTGACGAGTATGACAAGTACTTCAGTGATGTTGTTTTTCAGCATCCTGAAAACTATGACACTTTGACTCTTACAAGAGCCATAAAACTCAACCACTTGATTGCAGGCACTTCTGTCACAGTGGATGACATTCAGAGGCTTAATCCGGAGTTATTAAACCCTGTGCTTGACTCTAAACTCCCACTTCCTAAATACTATACACTGAAAATTCCACAAGGTGCTAAAGAACATCTGATTTCATCCCTTGATTCAGACTTACAATCAGCCGATAGGAATTCTGACGGTGTTGACTTAACAGAAAGGAAAAGCGTTACTGAAAAGCCGGTAAAAATCTCTCAGGATGCTGCCCCTACTTATAAAAGACATGTCATACAAAAGGGGCAGACACTTTATGCAATCTCCCGGCTTTACAATATCACGGTAAATGATATTATGAAAATAAACGATTTGAAAAGCCCTGAAAGCATAAAGGCTGGTCAGGTGATTAAAATCCCTGCTGCGACTTAA
- a CDS encoding serine/threonine protein kinase, translating into MKVLPQGHLNDKVNFARFQDEIKIPQRIKHPLIASIHDAVELKDGSFGIKMEFICGTDLLSWIENEVNPDRFKAADDILKVLINLSEALAAAHENGVIHRDLKPSNVILKDGNPAQPVLLDFGLAFLTGEGSKQKAAGTFAYMAPEQVHDKAELDGKADLFALGIIAYKMFTGFLPPCSLKDLDKTRIVPSIPIRDIEPVFKYNPRVPASFDHI; encoded by the coding sequence ATAAAGGTACTCCCACAGGGACATCTTAACGATAAGGTTAACTTTGCAAGGTTTCAGGATGAAATAAAAATTCCTCAGCGCATTAAACACCCTCTCATTGCCTCTATACACGATGCCGTGGAGCTTAAAGACGGCAGTTTTGGAATAAAGATGGAATTTATTTGCGGCACCGATCTGCTTTCATGGATTGAAAATGAAGTAAACCCCGACAGATTTAAAGCCGCTGACGATATTTTAAAAGTACTTATAAATCTCTCCGAGGCACTGGCTGCGGCACATGAAAACGGGGTTATCCACAGAGACCTTAAGCCCTCAAATGTAATTTTAAAAGACGGTAACCCGGCGCAGCCTGTTTTACTTGATTTTGGCCTTGCATTTTTAACTGGTGAAGGCTCAAAGCAAAAAGCTGCCGGAACTTTTGCCTACATGGCGCCGGAACAGGTACATGATAAAGCAGAGTTGGATGGTAAAGCCGATTTGTTTGCTCTTGGCATAATCGCATACAAAATGTTTACAGGATTTTTACCCCCGTGTTCACTCAAAGATTTAGATAAAACAAGAATAGTCCCTTCAATTCCAATAAGGGACATTGAACCCGTGTTTAAATATAATCCCAGAGTGCCTGCATCTTTTGATCATATTTAA